From bacterium, a single genomic window includes:
- a CDS encoding esterase family protein — protein PLLLGASLGALAAADLALGRPGLFGAVGALSGAFLSGPDDDPPDPFAGSEWLLGRLRAGAGRDIRWHLDCGTLEWLLPGHRRLEQALLAMGHEHQCLTRNVGHNWTNWRNALPAALKFLTCC, from the coding sequence GCCCCTGCTGCTGGGCGCCAGCCTGGGCGCCCTGGCCGCCGCGGACCTCGCGCTCGGTCGTCCCGGCCTGTTCGGCGCCGTGGGCGCGCTCTCCGGCGCCTTCCTGAGCGGTCCCGACGACGATCCGCCCGACCCCTTCGCGGGCAGCGAGTGGCTGCTCGGCCGCCTGCGTGCCGGCGCGGGTCGCGACATCCGCTGGCATCTCGATTGCGGCACCCTCGAATGGCTGCTGCCCGGTCACCGCCGGCTGGAGCAGGCGCTGCTGGCGATGGGTCACGAGCATCAGTGTCTGACACGCAACGTCGGCCACAACTGGACGAACTGGCGCAATGCGCTCCCCGCCGCCCTGAAATTCCTGACCTGTTGCTGA
- a CDS encoding DUF4920 domain-containing protein has protein sequence MRRILTTIALTSLLLAGTALAKEKVYGKGVGEGDITKISTILAAPDEFAGKTVRVEGTAVGVCTHRGCWVTLASDQEEQTMRVKVEDGVIVFPKEIIGEHVTVEGVFTINKVEAKCDATKHGEPEVKCTTFYEIKGAGATVDWK, from the coding sequence ATGCGCCGCATTCTGACGACGATCGCACTGACATCGCTGCTGCTGGCCGGCACGGCCCTGGCCAAGGAGAAGGTCTACGGCAAGGGCGTCGGCGAGGGCGACATCACCAAGATCAGCACCATCCTGGCCGCTCCCGATGAGTTCGCGGGCAAGACCGTACGCGTGGAGGGGACCGCCGTCGGCGTCTGCACCCACCGCGGCTGCTGGGTGACCCTCGCGTCCGACCAGGAAGAGCAGACCATGCGGGTCAAGGTCGAGGACGGGGTGATCGTCTTTCCCAAGGAGATCATCGGCGAGCACGTGACGGTCGAGGGCGTCTTCACGATCAACAAGGTCGAGGCGAAGTGCGACGCCACCAAGCACGGGGAGCCCGAGGTGAAGTGCACGACCTTCTACGAGATCAAGGGCGCCGGCGCCACCGTGGACTGGAAATAG
- a CDS encoding saccharopine dehydrogenase NADP-binding domain-containing protein — MKEVLVLGAGLVSRPLVVYLLEKGYRLTCASRTVSKAEALVAGHDNGTALQLDLKDEARLGELIAAADLAISLVPYEFHPLVARLCLEHGKHMVTTSYVSPQMRELDGAARGAGLTFLNEIGVDPGIDHMSAMRIIDDVRARGGKIVSFRSYCGGLPAPEDNDNPFGYKFSWAPRGVLMASRNGARYLSDGRIVEVPPERLFRDMHILQVEGFGDFEAYPNRDSLGYLDVYGLQGIRTLFRGTLRNMGWCDCLYNFRSAGLLELDELALGGRSYADVMRGHFGASGSGDLRAAAAARMGVPAESLPPRNLEWLGAFSDRQVAPGCKTMLDAMGDLMYDKLAFAKGERDMIVLYHDFTAEYAGGKRERTTSRLIDFGIENGDSSMSRTVSLPAAIGVHMILQGKITDRGVLVPVMPGIYEPVLDELATMSIKCVEETETYQSGGEN; from the coding sequence ATGAAAGAGGTTCTGGTGCTCGGTGCGGGCCTGGTGAGCAGGCCCCTGGTCGTCTACCTGCTGGAGAAGGGTTACCGTCTGACCTGCGCCAGCCGCACCGTCAGCAAGGCGGAGGCGCTGGTCGCGGGCCACGACAACGGAACCGCCCTGCAGCTCGATCTGAAGGACGAAGCGCGTCTCGGCGAACTGATCGCCGCCGCCGACCTGGCCATCAGCCTCGTGCCCTACGAATTCCATCCCCTGGTGGCGCGTCTCTGCCTGGAGCACGGCAAGCACATGGTCACCACCAGCTACGTGTCGCCGCAGATGCGCGAGCTGGACGGCGCGGCCCGCGGCGCCGGCCTCACGTTCCTCAACGAGATCGGCGTCGACCCGGGCATCGATCACATGTCCGCCATGCGCATCATCGACGACGTGCGCGCCCGCGGCGGCAAGATCGTCTCCTTCCGGTCATACTGCGGCGGCCTGCCCGCTCCCGAGGACAACGACAATCCCTTCGGCTACAAGTTCAGCTGGGCGCCGCGCGGCGTGCTGATGGCGAGCCGCAACGGCGCCCGCTACCTGTCCGACGGTCGCATTGTGGAAGTGCCTCCCGAGCGCCTGTTCCGCGACATGCACATCCTGCAGGTCGAGGGCTTCGGCGATTTCGAGGCCTATCCCAACCGCGATTCGCTGGGCTACCTCGACGTCTACGGTCTGCAGGGCATCCGCACCCTGTTCCGCGGCACGCTGCGCAACATGGGCTGGTGCGACTGCCTGTACAACTTCCGCAGCGCAGGTCTGCTCGAGCTCGACGAACTCGCCCTGGGCGGCCGGAGCTACGCCGACGTGATGCGCGGCCATTTCGGGGCTTCCGGGAGCGGAGACCTGCGCGCCGCCGCCGCCGCACGCATGGGCGTGCCCGCGGAGTCCCTGCCGCCGCGCAATCTCGAATGGCTCGGCGCCTTCTCGGACCGGCAGGTGGCGCCGGGATGCAAGACCATGCTCGATGCCATGGGCGACCTGATGTACGACAAGCTGGCCTTCGCCAAGGGCGAGCGCGACATGATCGTGCTCTACCACGATTTCACGGCGGAGTACGCGGGCGGCAAGCGGGAGCGGACCACCTCGCGGCTGATCGACTTCGGCATCGAGAACGGCGATTCATCCATGTCGCGCACCGTGTCCCTGCCCGCCGCCATCGGCGTCCACATGATCCTGCAGGGCAAGATCACCGACCGGGGCGTGCTGGTTCCCGTCATGCCCGGCATCTACGAGCCGGTGCTCGACGAGCTGGCGACGATGTCGATCAAATGCGTGGAAGAAACCGAAACCTACCAATCCGGAGGAGAGAACTGA
- a CDS encoding aldehyde dehydrogenase family protein, with translation MARTTKAGIFRALGLSRNMKGVNVGGEWFASSGDHLESRNPTTGEVLARVEQASAKDYAGMMKITGDAFTAWRTMPAPGRGEIVRQIGEALRAKKDELGALVSLEMGKILTEGLGEVQEMIDICDFAVGLSRNLSGPTLQSERPKHRMMEQWHPLGPIGVITAFNFPVAVWAWNMALGWVCGDTGVWKPSSKTPLTAIACQNIANEVLRRNGVPAGVSCVIIGRGSVIGEKMIQDKRLPLISATGSTRMGLRIGEAVGGRLGRTILELGGNNALIISDKCDLTGALASAFFGAVGTAGQRCTSTRRLIVQEKIFGKFVRKLVANYEKVRIGDPLDPRTLMGPLIDEGAVEDYENAIRAALEQGGKLIYGGKVLRRRGCARTFVQPTIIEIANKAKIVQAETFAPIVYVMKYKRIEQAMRMHNDVPQGLSSAIYTDSVAEAEAFYSNAGSDCGIANVNIGTSGAEIGGAFGGEKETGGGRESGSDAWKAYMRRQTNTVNWGGEVHLAQGVKFEA, from the coding sequence ATGGCCAGGACGACCAAGGCGGGGATCTTCAGGGCCCTCGGCCTCAGCAGGAACATGAAGGGTGTCAACGTCGGCGGCGAGTGGTTCGCCTCCAGCGGCGATCATCTCGAATCGCGCAATCCGACCACGGGCGAGGTGCTGGCGCGCGTGGAACAGGCGTCGGCCAAGGACTATGCCGGGATGATGAAGATCACCGGGGACGCCTTCACCGCCTGGCGAACGATGCCGGCGCCCGGGCGCGGCGAGATCGTGCGCCAGATCGGCGAGGCGCTGCGCGCGAAGAAGGACGAACTGGGCGCGCTGGTGTCCCTGGAGATGGGCAAGATCCTCACCGAGGGGCTGGGCGAGGTCCAGGAGATGATCGACATCTGCGACTTCGCCGTGGGGCTGAGCCGCAACCTGAGCGGACCGACCCTGCAGAGCGAGCGGCCCAAGCACCGCATGATGGAACAGTGGCATCCGCTGGGTCCGATCGGCGTCATCACCGCCTTCAACTTCCCGGTCGCGGTATGGGCCTGGAACATGGCTCTGGGTTGGGTCTGCGGCGACACCGGCGTGTGGAAGCCCTCGAGCAAGACCCCGCTGACGGCCATCGCCTGCCAGAACATCGCCAACGAGGTCCTCAGACGCAACGGCGTGCCGGCGGGCGTGAGCTGCGTGATCATCGGCCGCGGCTCGGTGATCGGCGAGAAGATGATCCAGGACAAGCGCCTGCCCCTGATCTCCGCGACCGGCTCGACGCGCATGGGCCTGCGGATCGGCGAGGCCGTCGGCGGGCGCCTGGGCAGGACGATCCTAGAACTGGGCGGCAACAACGCCCTGATCATCTCCGACAAGTGCGACCTGACCGGCGCCCTGGCCAGCGCCTTCTTCGGCGCCGTGGGCACCGCCGGCCAGCGCTGCACCTCCACGCGCCGACTGATCGTCCAGGAGAAGATCTTCGGCAAGTTCGTCAGGAAGCTGGTGGCCAACTACGAGAAGGTCCGCATCGGCGATCCCCTGGATCCCCGGACGCTCATGGGTCCCTTGATCGACGAGGGCGCCGTCGAAGACTACGAGAACGCGATCAGGGCCGCGCTGGAACAGGGTGGCAAGCTGATCTATGGCGGCAAGGTGTTGCGCCGACGGGGCTGCGCCCGCACCTTCGTGCAACCGACGATCATCGAGATCGCCAACAAGGCCAAGATCGTCCAGGCCGAGACCTTCGCCCCCATCGTCTACGTCATGAAGTACAAACGGATCGAACAGGCGATGCGCATGCACAACGACGTTCCCCAGGGGCTGTCGTCGGCGATCTACACCGACAGCGTGGCCGAAGCCGAGGCCTTCTACAGCAACGCCGGATCGGATTGCGGCATCGCCAACGTGAACATCGGCACCTCCGGGGCGGAGATCGGCGGCGCCTTCGGCGGCGAGAAGGAGACCGGCGGCGGACGCGAGTCGGGGTCGGACGCCTGGAAGGCGTACATGCGCCGTCAGACCAACACGGTCAACTGGGGCGGGGAGGTGCACCTGGCCCAGGGCGTGAAGTTCGAAGCCTGA
- a CDS encoding NAD(P)H-dependent oxidoreductase subunit E: MDLVEIGSIVERHTGRHGNLIAILEEVQAKYGYLPEEALRAVAEKTGRSLVDVYGVATFYNAFSLKPRGKHVVSACLGTACHVQGGPRIVEAISAQLGIRQGETTDDEEFSLEVVNCLGACALGPVVVVDGHYFSKVKTSQVAGILAEARDGFGQVEIETDQRIFPVEVSCARCNHSLMDLRQPVDGHPSIRVTVAFNNKHGWLCLSCLYGSDKVESEFEIPVDTVVDMFCPHCHAELIGGGKCGECGEQMVPMIVSGGGIVQICTRRGCKGHMLDLSGSPLD; encoded by the coding sequence ATGGATCTGGTTGAAATTGGCAGCATCGTCGAAAGGCACACAGGCAGGCACGGGAATCTCATCGCGATCCTTGAGGAGGTCCAGGCGAAGTACGGGTATCTGCCGGAAGAGGCACTCAGGGCTGTCGCCGAGAAGACGGGCCGTTCGCTGGTCGATGTCTACGGCGTGGCGACCTTTTACAACGCTTTCAGCCTGAAACCCAGGGGGAAACACGTCGTTTCGGCCTGTCTCGGAACGGCCTGCCATGTGCAGGGCGGTCCGAGGATCGTCGAGGCGATTTCCGCTCAGCTCGGCATCCGGCAGGGCGAGACGACGGATGATGAGGAATTCTCACTCGAGGTCGTCAACTGTCTTGGCGCCTGCGCCTTGGGGCCGGTGGTCGTCGTTGACGGTCATTATTTCTCGAAGGTCAAGACCTCACAGGTTGCAGGCATCCTGGCCGAGGCGCGCGATGGGTTCGGCCAAGTCGAGATCGAAACCGATCAGCGGATTTTCCCGGTGGAAGTTAGTTGCGCCAGGTGCAACCACAGCCTGATGGATCTACGGCAACCCGTCGACGGACATCCTTCGATCAGGGTGACGGTTGCTTTCAACAACAAGCACGGCTGGTTGTGCCTCTCCTGCCTGTACGGAAGCGACAAGGTCGAATCTGAATTCGAAATCCCCGTCGATACCGTCGTGGACATGTTCTGTCCTCACTGTCATGCCGAACTCATCGGTGGCGGCAAGTGCGGCGAGTGCGGCGAACAGATGGTTCCCATGATCGTCAGTGGTGGTGGCATCGTTCAGATCTGTACGCGGCGGGGCTGTAAAGGCCATATGCTTGATTTAAGCGGTTCCCCCTTGGATTAG
- a CDS encoding FAD-dependent oxidoreductase, with the protein MKYDKPTLVVCAGTGGQASGSNDVMRIIKRNILDRGLQEKIGLRVTGCQGYCEMDPFIVVEPGRHLYPKLAMEDVPRIIDSALGGYIEEDLIFKDVQENKTFTSQDEIPFFKKQQRTILGSNQKLDPIRMVNYIEQGGYAAIAKVLVDVDPDWIILEVKESGLRGRGGAGFPTGMKWELARRAGRQGQQKYVVCNADEGDPGAYMDRSILEGNPHAVIEGMLIAGIAIGATRGIIYVRSEYPLAIKHAKIALRQARDIGLLGDDSFRTGIKFDIEIVRGAGAFVCGEETALIKSIEGYVGEPRQRPPYPITKGINGNPTCINNVETLANIPVIIEKGAVEYAKVGVPGNTGTKIFSLVGKIRNTGLVEVPLGIKISEVVYDIGGGPSGEAKIKAVQTGGPSGGCIPASMFDLSIDYDSLVKAGSIMGSGGMIVMDENTCMVDVAKYFMKFLKDESCGKCYTCRKGTQRMYEILDDVSKGNATLADLDLLKELALVVKDTTMCGLGQSAANPVLSTLRYFRNEYERHITDKRCDAFVCKDLVGAPCQSACPLGTEAWRYVAHIGRGEYAKAYQVIRAPNPFPSVCARVCNHPCESRCRLAATGDSPLAIRAMKRFVTDSIAPAVFKPVRMKWDGSKTPRIAVIGSGPAGLTAAHYLSLRGMEVTVFESESKPGGMLTSTIPSYRLPAVVIEKEIDALLDDNITLKCDTALGRDFTVESLQAEGYDSVLLAIGAHKSKPLRMENENIDGVMPSIEFLKTFNLRGEHPVKGRVGVIGGGNSALDAARVALRFEEVDSVTILYRRTRAEMPAFPEEIEAADQEGIDIQLLVSPTKVVAKDGKLVALECLRNELGEADDSGRRRPIPIKGSEHEVELDTLIIAIGEDSGLNTIPDACGAGVEVTHWNSVVSDPETLLTGRPGVFAAGDLVTGPNTVVDAIAAGKKAAVMIERYVRGTDLHQPIVHRKCNVFVPSLEKAEGEETPVGRTEVVHADADVRKVSFAEVEGCFSAADAQREARRCLRCDLEFTQPVETVETGRQER; encoded by the coding sequence ATGAAATACGATAAGCCGACGCTTGTCGTGTGCGCCGGGACCGGAGGCCAAGCCAGCGGTTCGAACGACGTGATGAGGATCATCAAGCGAAACATTCTGGATCGCGGTCTCCAGGAGAAAATCGGGCTCCGGGTCACCGGGTGCCAAGGGTACTGTGAGATGGACCCCTTCATTGTCGTTGAACCAGGAAGGCATCTCTACCCGAAACTGGCGATGGAGGATGTCCCGCGTATCATCGACTCGGCACTGGGCGGATACATCGAAGAAGATCTCATATTCAAAGATGTTCAGGAAAACAAGACATTTACCTCCCAGGACGAAATCCCCTTCTTCAAGAAGCAGCAGCGGACCATTCTCGGAAGCAACCAGAAACTAGATCCGATCAGGATGGTCAACTACATCGAACAAGGGGGCTATGCGGCCATCGCGAAAGTCCTGGTCGACGTGGATCCGGATTGGATCATTCTCGAGGTGAAGGAATCCGGATTACGCGGCCGCGGGGGGGCGGGCTTCCCGACCGGCATGAAGTGGGAACTAGCGCGTCGCGCTGGCCGGCAGGGACAGCAGAAGTACGTCGTCTGCAACGCCGACGAAGGTGATCCCGGCGCCTACATGGATCGCAGCATCCTCGAGGGCAACCCGCACGCGGTCATCGAAGGCATGCTCATAGCCGGCATCGCCATTGGGGCCACCCGGGGAATCATCTATGTACGCAGCGAGTATCCGCTCGCGATCAAGCACGCGAAGATCGCACTTCGCCAGGCGCGTGACATCGGCCTGCTGGGTGACGACAGTTTCAGAACCGGTATCAAATTCGATATCGAGATCGTGCGCGGCGCAGGCGCTTTCGTCTGTGGCGAGGAGACGGCCCTGATCAAGTCGATCGAGGGCTATGTCGGCGAACCCCGGCAGCGTCCGCCGTATCCTATCACAAAGGGAATCAACGGCAATCCCACCTGCATCAACAACGTCGAGACGCTGGCCAACATCCCGGTGATCATCGAGAAGGGCGCAGTCGAGTACGCCAAGGTCGGCGTGCCGGGCAACACCGGGACGAAGATCTTCTCCCTGGTTGGCAAGATCAGGAACACCGGCCTCGTGGAAGTCCCGCTCGGGATCAAGATCAGCGAAGTCGTCTACGACATCGGCGGCGGGCCGTCGGGCGAAGCGAAGATCAAGGCCGTGCAGACCGGCGGGCCCTCCGGCGGCTGCATCCCGGCCAGCATGTTCGATCTGTCCATCGACTATGACAGCTTGGTCAAGGCCGGTTCGATCATGGGCTCGGGCGGCATGATCGTCATGGACGAGAACACGTGCATGGTTGATGTTGCGAAGTACTTCATGAAGTTTCTCAAGGACGAGTCATGCGGCAAGTGCTATACCTGCCGCAAGGGAACGCAGCGGATGTACGAGATTCTAGACGACGTCTCGAAGGGCAACGCGACGCTCGCGGACCTGGACTTGCTCAAGGAACTTGCCCTGGTGGTCAAAGACACTACTATGTGCGGTCTCGGCCAGTCGGCGGCCAATCCGGTGCTCAGCACCCTGCGCTATTTCCGCAACGAGTACGAGCGGCATATCACGGACAAGCGGTGTGACGCCTTCGTCTGCAAGGATCTCGTCGGCGCGCCCTGCCAGTCGGCCTGCCCGCTCGGCACTGAGGCCTGGCGCTACGTCGCCCACATAGGGCGCGGCGAGTATGCCAAAGCCTACCAGGTGATTCGCGCACCCAATCCGTTCCCATCGGTCTGCGCCAGGGTCTGCAACCATCCCTGCGAGTCGAGGTGTCGGCTCGCGGCGACAGGAGACAGTCCCTTGGCCATCCGCGCGATGAAGCGCTTCGTGACCGACTCCATCGCCCCGGCAGTCTTCAAGCCCGTGCGGATGAAGTGGGACGGAAGCAAGACACCGCGGATCGCCGTGATCGGATCCGGACCTGCAGGCCTGACAGCGGCTCACTATCTGTCGTTGCGCGGCATGGAAGTAACAGTTTTCGAGTCCGAGAGCAAACCGGGCGGCATGCTCACGAGCACGATTCCGTCCTATCGTCTGCCGGCCGTCGTCATCGAGAAGGAAATCGATGCGCTGCTCGACGACAATATCACGTTGAAGTGTGACACCGCTCTCGGCAGGGACTTCACCGTGGAGAGCCTGCAGGCCGAGGGCTATGACTCGGTGCTGTTGGCCATCGGCGCGCACAAGAGCAAGCCGTTGCGGATGGAGAACGAGAATATCGACGGCGTGATGCCTTCGATCGAGTTCTTGAAAACCTTCAACCTGCGGGGCGAGCACCCAGTTAAGGGACGGGTTGGCGTCATCGGCGGTGGTAACTCCGCGCTGGACGCCGCCCGCGTGGCGCTTCGCTTCGAGGAAGTCGACAGCGTTACCATCCTCTACCGCCGGACCCGCGCCGAGATGCCGGCTTTCCCGGAGGAGATCGAGGCCGCTGATCAGGAAGGTATAGATATACAGCTCCTGGTTTCGCCCACGAAGGTGGTCGCGAAGGACGGAAAACTGGTTGCTCTGGAGTGCCTGCGAAACGAGTTGGGCGAGGCCGACGACAGTGGCCGGCGACGTCCGATTCCGATCAAGGGAAGCGAACACGAAGTAGAACTCGACACACTGATCATCGCGATCGGTGAAGATTCCGGTCTCAACACAATTCCGGACGCCTGTGGCGCCGGGGTCGAAGTGACGCACTGGAACTCGGTGGTTTCCGATCCCGAGACCCTGCTCACGGGTCGTCCGGGTGTCTTTGCCGCAGGCGATCTCGTGACGGGGCCGAACACGGTGGTAGATGCCATCGCGGCGGGTAAGAAAGCGGCCGTGATGATCGAGCGCTATGTGCGTGGCACAGACCTTCACCAACCGATTGTCCACCGCAAATGCAATGTTTTCGTCCCGTCGCTCGAGAAAGCCGAAGGCGAAGAAACGCCGGTGGGACGGACTGAAGTGGTTCACGCGGATGCTGATGTGCGCAAGGTCAGCTTCGCGGAGGTCGAAGGGTGCTTCTCGGCCGCTGATGCTCAGCGCGAAGCGCGCCGGTGTCTACGGTGCGATCTGGAATTCACGCAACCGGTAGAGACAGTGGAGACTGGGAGGCAAGAAAGGTGA
- a CDS encoding (2Fe-2S)-binding protein — MINLTINGLAAQVEEGMTLLDAAGFLGFPIPTLCHMEGLSPYGACRLCVVEIGEGPAARLVSSCTYPVQEGLKVRTASARVVKARKMVVELHLASCPQSKVIQDIASALNVRQQRFKQEHEDCILCGLCVRMCKEQMVASAIGFRGRGENRSIGTPFDVPSDVCRLCGGCSYVCPACQLRCTFVDPDKAICGGCANLSPPCVELDKFDDMMCYMKPCVACEIEKQD; from the coding sequence GTGATTAATCTGACCATTAACGGTTTGGCGGCGCAGGTCGAGGAAGGGATGACCCTACTCGATGCGGCCGGGTTTCTGGGATTCCCGATTCCGACTCTCTGCCATATGGAAGGGCTGAGTCCTTATGGTGCCTGCCGGCTGTGCGTCGTCGAGATCGGCGAAGGCCCGGCCGCAAGACTTGTTTCATCCTGCACCTATCCGGTTCAGGAAGGACTGAAGGTGCGCACTGCTTCGGCGCGGGTCGTCAAGGCGCGCAAGATGGTCGTCGAATTGCATCTGGCCTCGTGCCCGCAGTCCAAGGTCATCCAGGATATCGCTTCGGCCCTCAATGTGCGGCAGCAGCGTTTCAAGCAGGAGCACGAGGATTGCATCCTCTGTGGCCTTTGTGTGCGGATGTGCAAGGAACAGATGGTCGCTTCTGCAATCGGCTTCCGTGGGCGAGGAGAGAACCGCTCGATCGGAACGCCCTTCGATGTTCCGTCGGATGTCTGCCGTCTGTGCGGCGGTTGTTCGTATGTCTGCCCAGCCTGTCAGTTGCGGTGCACCTTCGTCGATCCCGACAAGGCGATCTGCGGTGGCTGTGCCAATCTGAGCCCGCCCTGCGTTGAACTGGACAAATTCGACGACATGATGTGTTACATGAAGCCCTGTGTGGCTTGTGAGATCGAAAAGCAGGACTGA
- a CDS encoding FMN-binding glutamate synthase family protein, producing MSSPLSRVNSSAATLTKNRTEGSVTPASGMCVTCVDGCVGMCEIGKSAYRGHEVIYPQPFGVITTASEKQYPVDYSHLNIMGTAVGAQGIEADSDKAIFPNVNLEVHFGNDNGIKYRLPWIIPGIGSTNIAKNNWEGLAIGSAISGTGLTIGENVAGMDPQAVIKNGRVVDTVDLKRRVKLYQDYQIDGYGAIIVQANVEDTRLGAQEYAIEKLGVEFVELKWGQGAKNIGGEVKVNDLKKAQMLHDRGYVVLPDPTDPAVIKAFERGSFREFERHSRVGMVEEEAFAKRVEELRAAGAKYVSLKTGAYRPVDLARAIAWSVKYGIDYLTVDGAGGGTGMSPWRMMNEWGIPPVELHTLLYRYAKRLHDKGAKVPALALAGGFTFEDQIFKGLALGAPFVKLIGMARSPIAAAMVGKTIGRTIDEGQIPVYVERFGNSKDEIFVTSAHLREMLGNDAFEKLPTGAIGLYTYYERLAQGLRQLMCGSRKFGLGYMTRDDLVALTPESAAITGLQGIMDMEKEAVDGILNS from the coding sequence ATGTCATCGCCACTCTCGAGAGTCAATTCCTCAGCCGCGACCCTGACCAAGAACCGGACGGAAGGTTCGGTCACCCCGGCGTCCGGAATGTGTGTTACGTGCGTGGATGGCTGTGTCGGTATGTGTGAGATCGGCAAGTCCGCGTACCGGGGCCACGAGGTGATCTATCCTCAGCCTTTCGGTGTCATTACGACGGCTTCCGAGAAGCAGTACCCCGTCGACTATTCGCACCTGAATATCATGGGAACCGCAGTCGGCGCGCAGGGTATCGAGGCCGACAGCGACAAGGCGATCTTCCCGAATGTCAATCTCGAAGTGCACTTCGGCAACGATAACGGCATCAAGTACCGTCTGCCTTGGATCATTCCCGGAATCGGCTCGACGAACATCGCCAAGAACAACTGGGAAGGCCTAGCGATCGGATCAGCCATCTCCGGCACCGGTCTGACCATCGGCGAGAACGTGGCTGGCATGGATCCCCAGGCGGTCATCAAGAACGGTCGGGTCGTCGATACGGTCGACCTGAAGCGGCGCGTCAAGCTCTACCAGGACTACCAGATCGACGGCTACGGCGCGATCATCGTCCAGGCGAATGTCGAGGATACCCGTCTCGGTGCGCAGGAGTACGCGATCGAGAAGCTCGGTGTCGAGTTCGTCGAGTTGAAGTGGGGACAGGGTGCCAAGAACATCGGCGGCGAGGTCAAGGTCAATGACCTCAAGAAGGCGCAGATGCTGCACGATCGCGGCTATGTCGTCCTGCCCGACCCCACCGATCCAGCTGTCATCAAGGCCTTCGAGCGGGGTTCCTTCCGTGAATTCGAGCGACACTCGCGCGTCGGCATGGTCGAGGAGGAAGCTTTCGCTAAGCGGGTCGAGGAACTGCGTGCCGCAGGCGCGAAGTACGTCTCGCTCAAGACCGGCGCCTACCGTCCCGTCGATCTGGCCCGGGCGATCGCGTGGTCGGTCAAGTACGGTATCGACTACCTGACGGTCGACGGGGCGGGCGGCGGTACGGGCATGAGCCCGTGGCGGATGATGAACGAGTGGGGCATCCCGCCCGTGGAACTGCACACGCTGTTGTACCGGTATGCCAAGCGTCTGCACGACAAGGGCGCGAAGGTTCCGGCGCTCGCGCTCGCCGGCGGATTCACTTTCGAAGATCAGATCTTCAAGGGTCTCGCTCTCGGCGCGCCCTTCGTCAAGCTGATCGGCATGGCTCGTTCGCCGATCGCCGCGGCCATGGTCGGCAAGACCATCGGCCGGACGATCGACGAGGGACAGATTCCGGTCTATGTTGAGCGCTTCGGCAACAGCAAGGATGAGATCTTCGTGACCTCCGCGCACCTGCGCGAGATGCTCGGCAACGACGCGTTCGAGAAACTACCCACCGGTGCCATCGGGCTCTACACCTACTATGAGCGTCTGGCTCAGGGTCTGCGCCAGTTGATGTGCGGGTCCAGGAAGTTCGGTCTCGGTTACATGACCCGTGACGACCTAGTTGCGCTCACGCCAGAGTCTGCCGCGATCACCGGCCTGCAGGGGATCATGGACATGGAGAAGGAGGCCGTGGACGGTATCTTGAACAGCTAG